Part of the Nicotiana sylvestris chromosome 2, ASM39365v2, whole genome shotgun sequence genome, TGCGAAGCGTAATATCATCATAATACAATACGACAGGATGTAATATCGACATAATATTGCAGGCCGTAACATagtgtttttagacttgtgtgcatatttggtttagagccccatgggctcgagtgagtttcaaaTTGGTTTCAGAATgatttttcttgaattttgagTGCGGGTTCTGGTTTCTTCATATTTGCGATGTTCTGGTCGCAAATGCAGCCATCGTATTTGCAAAGAAGCCTTGCATTTGCAAAGCCTGGGCGGCTGGGAAATTTTTGCATTTGCATTGAGCCTGCCGCATTTGCGAAAGCTGGCCTTCACATTTGCAAagttttggtcgcaaatgcgaccttaacAGGGAAACCTctagtttgcatttgcgatctTTTTTCAGCATTTGcagggttcgcatttgtgaaccccTTGTCGCAAATTAGACATCTGCAACATGTTAAGTGCTGAGAATTCCGAGATTTAGCTTCATTTCATCTACATTTTTAACCCTAGCTTCGAGGAGAGGCGATTTTGTGAATGGGATTTTCATACCAATTTATTGAGTAAGTATCGTTAATGgatttccaactatattttataattttatacaatatttaaaattaaatttatggaaaatctatcacgacccaaacagaTGGGCCGCGACGAGTGCCCGAGTCCTACTTGTCGAACACCCATAAGCATGcgactaagatataaacatgaataacatttgttgaattacgagaataacgtGCGTTAGGAAAACCTATCCAAAAGATGTATATACATATACGTACAAACTATGTGGGGTGAGCCGACAAGGCTACTTAAGACAACTGCATATCCAAAGCTGGAAgacgacaaggccacatactatccaactgtaCATAactgtctatagacctctaatTGAAATACAACTATACAAATACgagactgagccacatcatacccatatatgtatacaagcatatcgtaccaaaatcaaaagaggTTCCGGATcgagtggagcacgccaactttCGCTGATACGGGATCCTAAGAAGGATGATcgtcaacttgcctacctgcacctacgagcatgaaatgcaggcctcGGGAAAtaggacatcagtacaaataatataTTGAGTATGTACGACATGAAAATCAGTATATAAAAgtcatagatgaaacatggaataaagaaatgcACCTATAAggctgaataactttataaattctacaacatttatagtgtcatgcacgtgcatataaatgtcgtgtcatgcataggtataggtgtacataacatcatcaagcctctgagggcatcccatcatattgtctcaggcactgtgggcaacatcatcaacatataccaactgatcaggtggtggtgcgtatataacgccgtcaccttttctcatatcccacatacatatatttacatGAATACGTGTATACCGACATCTAGTCATGAGTcagtataaatgaatgcaatgcataatatgtacgtcaataaaatcttttgggTGTCAttagaccattttgcctctgaataatatcatgaaatagACTTTATACacttacgtattttctaagacccatgaatagacgatggaataataagacttatgggaGAATAAGAATACACACATCTCTaacatttctatgaatagagtaatttatgaaaatagtgcatttgctcatttcgctTGTGTCGTattgatcatgccaaaagaaagaagggatagccttgacatacctgaagtagggaaaaatccgtatgatattcttgaaaaatttacatcgtactcctttagaaccgcaaaattttacgttgctaaggtGCTAATAATTCTTGTTAGAAGTGTTTGGTTGCAAGAATTTTGTTGAAAACTTGTAGGAAATTTCTAACGTCTGATGGTAGTGTCTTTTATTTTCTATATCACATAATACAATGTCGTATAGAAGAATCACTACTTCATCATTCTTCTATCACCCAGTAATTGACAACGAGTTGGAGGAAAATTTCTTGTAATGGTACATAACTGCATTTAGGAGCTTGGACTGATTTCTTTCCGATAGATATTTGGAATCAGTTCAACTAAAGTTCAATCAAAATATAACGAGAGATGCAAATGAAACATGTTTGATTTATCTTAGTCTCATGAATACTTGTTATTCTATGATATAAGAACACTATAAGTTGCCTTGGCACCAAAAGCAAAGGCTACGATACATATATATGATCTTTCTAGAATAACTTATATTGAGAGGGTGTATATAATTTCAATTGTCAAGATCATGGAAAGCCTTGGAATTTGAGATGTCTTGACACTAATGTATTAGGTTGCCACATATTaagaaatgactaagagtcatttacTTAAGAGGTGGCTTGCTGCGATGTGGGGGTGGGGGTTGGGGTGGGAAATTTAAATCTTTATCTagttattaggtaattaggtaatattCTATTACCCGGTAATAATACAATTACGCGGTAATAAtacaattacccgcataattaagaattgtctcaagttacttaaaattctacttatttttgatacactttatacattatactatcacggtcatatggtaccttgtatggtactagttcataaatatcgggtattatagctcggaccatattttatcccaaatcggcaaccttcaacgaaacttattttctttaattcatgtactatttaaggttgtgatgtctcagtcggacccttctctggaggaggaaataagtatgGATATATAGACTttatgtcttcctcggcctcccatgttatttcttccacattgttgtttctccaaagtactttcaccgaagctatgTCTTTAGTTCTCAATCTCCGAACCTGTCTGTCTAATATAACAATtggagtttcttcatatgatagctgcTTTGTGACCTGAACATCGTCAACTGACATGATTCTGGAAGGATCTCTGAATCACttacggagcatagacacatgaacgATTGGATGTATAGACTCTAAGTCCGGAGGCAAGTCTAACTCATACGCTACTGGCCTGCCTTACGTATGATCCTATTTGGTCCAATGTATCaagggctaagttttcctttatTTTCGAACCTTATAACAcctttcatcggtgatacctttaggaatacccagTTGTCAACCTGAAACTCCAAGTCTCGCTgtcgattatccgcataagacttctgacggccttgagctgctaatagcctttcctgtataaATTTAATTTTCTCGATTGCCTGTTGTACCAATTTTGGTCCTACTAATGTAGTTttcccaacatcgaaccaccctataggtgacctacacttccatttgtaaagagcttcgtatggagccatctgaatactggaatgttAGCTagtattatatgcaaactcaataagcgaCAGATGATCGTCTCAGCTACCTTTGAAGCTATCACACAAGCTCATAACATATTCTCAAGTTTTTGAATAGCACGCTTAACCtctagaagttagctgtaaattgagctcctttatccgagataatagatagaGGAACACCATACAGTCGTACTATCTCTTTAATATAAAGTCTTGCATAATCCTCTatggaatatgtagtcctaacgggcagaaaatgagATGATTTTGTAAAggtatcaacaatcacccatattgaATAGAGCTTATGTTGGGTACGAGGTATGTCTACAATGACAtctatattgattattttccatttccaagtcggaatctccatagtctgcattagccctcCAGGCTTCTGGTGCTCTACCTTTGTCTGCTGGCACTAGGACACTGAGCGACAAACTCAGCAATAttcttcttcatatcgttccaccaatacacatccttaatgtcatgatacattttcgttGACCCATGGTGAATGGAGTACCACGAATAATGTGCCTCTGATATAATCATGTCTCGTAGCCCTGCTACATTTGTAACACACGAACGACCCCTATATCTGAGAACTCCAGCTTCCTTGAGCTATAACAACAACTTCTTCTGCTGCGGAACTTGCTCTCTCAACTCGACCAATTCTAGGTCCTCGTACTTCCCCTCCTTTAATTCAGCTATGAGAAATGATTTTGCCTTGAAGCATACACAATTACTTTCCCATGTTGAatcaggacacatcctaacccaacactgaggcatcacaatacatggcataaccatctggaccTTCTGGAAGAGCTAGAACTGGCGCTGAAATCAACCTGTTCTCAAGCTTCGCTCCTGGAAACTCTGCTTGGAAGCATCAGTCCACTGAAACTTAGCTCCCTTCTAATTTAACTTATATGGGTATTCTAATATtttacaattcatgaaattcccCCTTTcgaaggcccaaacttcatcctttatcAATCATAATTATGCCCTTATTCCACTACCGGGGCAGCATTTCATCTCTTTTAAGTGCTACTGgtcttagactcatttgagttcattcaaCCTATACTGAGATTTCTATGACTTTAGAGAAACCTTCAGTTCTcttattttcatgggcttaatctcaaggacttatccattctggTCACCTTCGCACTCACCTCTttttatccttactcatgtcttcctaaaaccttgtcgttctaCCATAATTTAGCTTGCGATCTACAggtatctatttatacttattcgcaaccttcctttaacttgattGCACCacagatttccttatgttattctagaacatcAAGAGAGACAACATatatgataccacttttgtcaaaGGTGCTAAAAATGATGAAAATTCCTTTACAAgtttcctgtaataacctgccaaacggagaaagctacgaacctccgtcggtgtcgTGGGTCTAGGTCAAGTCTTTAATGCCTCAATATTTTGTGTATTAACCTAAATACCTTCACCTCaaataatatgcccaaggaaaaCTACAgaattcaaccagaattcacagttagagaattttgcatacaacttcttttTTTCCGTAAAACTTTGAGCACAGTATGCAAATGATCTATGGGCTAAGTCTCTGAATGAGACTGCACCAATATATCATAAAATAATGCAATCACGAATAGATCTAGAAAGGgtctaaacactcggttcatcatgTCCATGAATACTGTTGGGGCACTAGTCATACTGAATGACATAACACGAagctcaaagtgcccatactTGGTCTTGAATGCTATCTCCGGGATATCTTTCTCCTTTACCCTTAACTGAGGGCACCCGGACCTTACGTCTACCTccgagaaatacttggcaccttgcaactgaccAAATAAATAATCAATCCTCGGGAGAGGTACTTATTCTTTATTATCACCTTATTTAActatctataatcaatacacatccgcaaggaaccatctttcttcctcacaaataacacaggtgtTCCCCATagtgatgtactaggtctgataaagcctttttcaagcaattcCCTTAGTTATTCCTTCAACGCTTTTAGCTCTGTGGGTTTCATTATGTAGGGAGAAATAGATATTGGTTGAGTAGCTGGTAGTAAGTCAATAGCAAACttaatttctcgctctggcggaagaCCTGGAAGCTTATAAAAAAatatcgggaaactcattaaccatagGGATAGATTGAATGGTTAGTGACTCTACTTTCACAGTCTTTACCCGAAATAAGTGATTATTATAACCCATTCTGATCATTTTCCTTACCTTAAGAcaagaaataaatctacctctcggtgaTGTCGTATTATCTTTCTACTCCAAAAACAGGCTTTCCTGGAAATTAGAATCAAACCACCTTTGTTCTTCAATCAACGCTAGcataacaagaagccaaccaatccatgcacattataacatcaaattctacccaACCATGCACCACGTACCTTATCCTTATTTGTTATCAAACTTATCACGGGACATTACATGCACATCGATATATAGACATAATAATATTAGGACTTAACTCGTAGAACTCATTCAACAAAAAAGAGAGGTTTATATGGATACATAAGGGCTGATAAGGCCGTATACATGTAATACTCAGAACTATATACATGATACtatctgcaaaacctctaagaaAACATAACCATAATATGTACAAGTCGGGACAGGGTTCCCTACGTCCTCATAAAACAACCTAACACCTTAAGAATCTTGACTTGGTAATACTCCTAGAAGAGGCAGAACTTACCAACCAAAAGCTGACATCTGGAGGAAGTCTACAGTAGAGGGTTCTTGCCTCGTCCTATATGAGAGCCTCGATCAGACACACTTCGAAGCGGAATCTTCATATCCTTATTAGTTACCTTCCTCCTATTTGCCCGACTACTATCCTCTTCCTCTGCATATACCATAACATACACAGATGAACCCTGATTGACGaactcccaagactgtggactatctgGAACCTCAAATGAACAGGTTTCAGCAAATACCCTAACATAGTTTGAGCCTGAAGGGAACCCGGTTGTGCCAATCTGTGCACCACTCCTCTCATACCTTGATCAATAGGCTGTGATAATGAAAGTAAGGACCTTGGTGAGGTCAaaactcctctcaccccatctTCTATCAGAGTGATCAAAACAACTCGCATGGgtgactcatatggatcctcggatggatcctcctcaatagaacctATGATCTCCGATGGGTTTTACTCCATAGTGTAACTTATATCTCCTTCTAATACTTTTGTAACCTTCTGATCTGTGCTAGCAGTTTGCGCCTGTCATCTAATAGTAATAGGAATcactaaaaatataaataaggtAAATATTATGAGTGGATACTTATGACTCAGTTCTATCGCACAATCTGGATTAGAAAAGAAAAGTAACCATCCTAAATATCTGGTAGCCTCATGTTTATAAGTgtagtgcacaacacacccataaacaagactctacaagacacggtctgtagacaaccctaggatagaattgctctgataccactttcgtcatgacccaaaccgatggtccGCGACGAGTATCTGAGTCCTACTTGTCGAACACCCATAAGCATAcgactaagatataaacatgaataacgtctgctgaattacgagaataccGTGCGTGAGGAAAACTTGTCTAGAAGacgtatatacatatacatacaaacTACGtggggcgagccgacaaggctactatagacaactGCATATCCAAAGCTTGAAGccaacaaggccacatactatccaactatacataattgtctacagacctctaattgAAATACAACTATACAAAGATGGGattgagccacatcatacccatatatgt contains:
- the LOC138886120 gene encoding uncharacterized protein, which codes for MGSLAYLPVGERPFAVDVQALANRMVRLDISEPSRVLACVVYRSSLYDHIKELQYDDPHFLVLKDRVQHDDARDVIIDGDGVLRMRGRICVPNVDGLRELILEEAHSSRYSIYPGAAKMYQDLRYERSGAQIGTTGFPSGSNYVRVFAETCSFEVPDSPQSWEFVNQGSSVYVMVYAEEEDSSRANRRKMAPYEALYKWKCRSPIGWFDVGKTTLVGPKLVQQAIEKIKFIQERLLAAQGRQKSYADNRQRDLEFQVDNWVFLKVSPMKGVIRDPSRIMSVDDVQVTKQLSYEETPIVILDRQVRRLRTKDIASVKVLWRNNNVEEITWEAEEDIKSIYPYLFPPPEKGPTETSQP